The Spirochaetaceae bacterium genome includes a region encoding these proteins:
- the cobA gene encoding uroporphyrinogen-III C-methyltransferase, producing the protein MAAFVSLIGAGPGDPELITLRGQRALAAADVIIHDDLVDRRLLISCAGRPVHALGDRRAPAAERQRRLYSVLAEHALAGRRVAHLKGGDPLLYGRGAEEIQFLRAAGIPYEIVPGITAAAGAAAYAELPLTRRRRASSVALCTGHTGQVAVPEADTLVYYMAAARLAEVARRVLEHGRLPGTPVALVRNASRPEQSVTTLTLAEAARLPPPDPPLVAVIGPGGAPLAGAMDAAAAEVIAAHGLPAVAPARRRRAAPVSGSAGDPVFRAERPPAPGAPRRPAPAPASSSWFEAERKVLVTGTSAEPYRHLGELVHTPLIEIAEPEDWRPLDAAVDTLASCSLVVFTSRFAVAALLGRLLARGGDARRLAGARLAAIGRATAAALRSRGLAADLVAASEHTGGLLDALRSAGPIAGERVLLPRSALAGDALPDALQAAGAQVTAVTAYRNLPVPEPVRVDLAAIDAALFTSPSTVAAFRNLYGTEVPASLALWCRGPRTRAAAQAAFARGAPVPLPS; encoded by the coding sequence ATGGCGGCATTCGTGAGCCTGATCGGCGCCGGGCCGGGCGACCCGGAACTGATCACCTTGCGCGGGCAGCGCGCGCTGGCCGCCGCCGACGTGATCATCCACGACGACCTGGTGGACCGGCGCCTGCTGATTTCCTGCGCCGGGCGCCCGGTGCATGCACTCGGCGACCGCCGCGCCCCGGCCGCGGAACGGCAGCGCCGCCTGTACAGCGTGCTGGCCGAACACGCGCTCGCCGGGCGGCGGGTAGCGCACCTGAAGGGCGGCGACCCGCTGCTGTACGGCCGCGGCGCCGAGGAGATCCAGTTCCTGCGCGCGGCCGGCATCCCGTACGAGATCGTGCCGGGAATCACCGCGGCCGCCGGCGCCGCGGCCTACGCGGAGCTGCCGCTGACGCGGCGGCGGCGCGCATCCTCGGTGGCCCTGTGCACCGGCCATACCGGGCAGGTCGCGGTGCCGGAAGCGGATACCCTGGTGTACTACATGGCCGCCGCGCGGCTGGCCGAAGTGGCGCGGCGCGTTCTGGAGCACGGTCGTTTACCCGGTACGCCGGTGGCCCTGGTGCGCAACGCCAGCCGCCCCGAGCAGTCGGTAACCACCCTGACCCTGGCCGAGGCCGCCCGGCTGCCGCCACCCGATCCGCCGCTGGTGGCGGTGATCGGTCCCGGCGGCGCCCCGCTGGCTGGCGCGATGGATGCCGCCGCCGCGGAGGTGATCGCCGCGCACGGGTTGCCGGCCGTGGCGCCCGCACGCCGGCGGCGGGCTGCGCCCGTCTCCGGATCGGCAGGGGATCCGGTGTTCCGTGCCGAGCGTCCGCCCGCTCCCGGCGCGCCCCGCCGCCCCGCCCCGGCGCCTGCTTCGTCGAGCTGGTTCGAGGCGGAGCGCAAGGTGCTGGTGACCGGAACCAGCGCGGAGCCGTACCGCCACCTGGGCGAGCTGGTGCATACGCCGCTCATCGAGATCGCGGAGCCCGAAGACTGGCGACCGCTCGACGCCGCGGTGGACACGCTCGCGTCCTGTTCGCTGGTCGTGTTTACCAGCCGCTTCGCGGTCGCGGCGCTGTTGGGTCGGCTGCTCGCCCGTGGCGGCGATGCGCGGCGCCTGGCGGGCGCCCGGCTGGCCGCGATCGGCCGCGCCACGGCCGCGGCACTCCGCAGCCGCGGCCTGGCGGCCGACCTGGTCGCCGCATCGGAGCACACCGGGGGCCTGCTGGACGCGCTGCGCAGTGCCGGTCCAATCGCCGGCGAACGCGTGCTGCTGCCGCGCTCGGCGCTGGCCGGCGACGCGCTGCCGGATGCGCTGCAGGCCGCCGGAGCGCAGGTTACGGCGGTGACCGCCTACCGCAATCTGCCGGTACCGGAACCGGTTCGGGTCGACCTGGCCGCCATCGACGCGGCGCTGTTCACCTCGCCCTCCACGGTTGCGGCATTCCGCAACCTGTACGGCACGGAAGTGCCGGCGTCGCTCGCGCTCTGGTGCCGCGGCCCTCGCACCCGTGCCGCCGCCCAAGCAGCGTTCGCCCGCGGCGCCCCCGTCCCGCTCCCGTCTTGA
- a CDS encoding GTP-binding protein → MAAPHAANTVDTANAADIAEASASAAAAPPPDLPTMNVVVIGHVDHGKSTVVGRLLHDTGVLPHGKIEQVRSNCERSGKPFEYAFLIDALQDEQAQGITIDAARVFFRSDKRRYIIIDAPGHIEFLKNMISGAARAEAAILVIDAGEGVRENSRRHGFMAAMLGIRQLLVVVNKMDLVGYDEAVFTAIREEYEAFLGEIQVEPRGFVPVSGRHGDNLVAGSERTPWYEGAPLLEQIDAFASAGAESAQALRLPVQDVYKFPVRGDDARIIAGTVATGSVRVGDAVEFLPSRKRARVRSIEGFQLASHEQAAAGMATGVTLTEELYVRPGELMYRVGERAPQVGTTFRCNLFWLGRNPLVPGKRYRLKLATTRAGVHVKEIVQVLDAATLAHSESDAHKGHVGRHEVAECVLETQNPIAFDLGLGAEFAATGRFVLVDEYEIAGGGIVTAYVSGLKASLREHVKQRDYAWVRGAITAEQRIERYRQRPRLVVLTGEDGDVLHELARDLEDRLFGAGGSAYYLGLTNLARGLDATMDEAAARAAHSDEDRGEHLRRLGEVAHILGDAGQIVITTVTDLDAAEAEILRILNEPNDMLVIRVGADQHAVNADLVLAPGTPPEQAVAEAHRLLREREVVLEYYL, encoded by the coding sequence GTGGCGGCCCCGCACGCCGCGAACACCGTGGACACCGCGAACGCCGCCGACATCGCGGAGGCATCCGCGAGCGCCGCCGCCGCGCCGCCGCCCGATCTGCCGACCATGAACGTGGTGGTGATAGGCCACGTCGACCACGGCAAGAGCACGGTGGTGGGCCGCCTGCTGCACGACACCGGCGTGCTGCCGCACGGCAAGATCGAACAGGTGCGCAGCAACTGCGAACGCAGCGGCAAGCCGTTCGAGTACGCGTTCCTGATCGACGCGCTGCAGGACGAGCAGGCGCAGGGCATCACCATCGACGCCGCGCGCGTGTTCTTCCGGTCCGACAAGCGGCGCTACATCATCATCGACGCCCCGGGCCATATCGAGTTCCTGAAGAACATGATCTCCGGTGCGGCGCGGGCCGAGGCGGCGATTCTGGTGATCGACGCCGGCGAAGGGGTGCGGGAGAACTCGCGCCGGCACGGGTTCATGGCCGCCATGCTCGGCATCCGCCAGCTCCTGGTGGTGGTCAACAAGATGGACCTGGTGGGCTACGACGAGGCCGTGTTCACCGCCATCCGCGAGGAGTACGAGGCGTTCCTGGGCGAAATCCAGGTAGAGCCGCGCGGATTCGTGCCGGTGAGCGGGCGCCACGGCGACAACCTGGTGGCCGGCTCGGAGCGCACGCCGTGGTACGAAGGCGCCCCGCTGCTGGAGCAGATCGACGCGTTCGCGAGCGCCGGAGCGGAGTCGGCGCAGGCGCTGCGGCTGCCGGTGCAGGACGTGTACAAGTTTCCGGTGCGCGGTGACGATGCCCGCATCATCGCCGGCACCGTGGCCACCGGCAGCGTGCGGGTGGGCGACGCGGTCGAGTTCCTGCCGTCGCGCAAGCGGGCGCGGGTGCGCAGCATCGAGGGCTTCCAGTTGGCGTCGCACGAGCAGGCCGCCGCCGGCATGGCCACCGGCGTCACCCTCACCGAGGAGCTGTACGTGCGCCCCGGGGAGCTGATGTACCGGGTCGGCGAACGCGCGCCGCAGGTCGGCACCACGTTCCGCTGCAACCTGTTCTGGCTCGGCCGCAACCCGCTGGTGCCGGGCAAGCGGTACCGCCTCAAGCTGGCGACCACCAGGGCCGGGGTGCACGTGAAGGAGATCGTCCAGGTGCTCGATGCCGCCACCCTGGCGCACAGCGAATCGGACGCCCACAAGGGCCACGTCGGCCGCCACGAGGTGGCCGAGTGCGTGCTGGAGACGCAGAACCCGATCGCCTTCGACCTCGGCCTGGGCGCCGAGTTCGCCGCCACCGGGCGCTTCGTGCTGGTAGACGAGTACGAGATCGCCGGCGGCGGCATCGTCACCGCGTACGTGTCGGGGCTGAAGGCCTCCCTGCGCGAACACGTCAAGCAGCGCGACTACGCCTGGGTGCGCGGCGCCATCACCGCGGAGCAGCGCATCGAGCGCTACCGGCAGCGGCCGCGGCTGGTGGTGCTCACCGGAGAGGACGGCGACGTGCTGCACGAGTTGGCGCGCGACCTGGAGGACCGGCTGTTTGGCGCCGGCGGCAGCGCCTACTACCTGGGCCTGACCAACCTGGCGCGCGGGCTCGATGCGACCATGGACGAGGCGGCCGCGCGGGCGGCCCACTCCGACGAGGACCGCGGCGAACACCTGCGCCGGCTCGGCGAAGTGGCGCACATTCTCGGCGACGCCGGGCAGATCGTGATCACCACGGTCACCGATCTCGACGCCGCGGAGGCGGAGATTCTGCGCATTCTCAACGAGCCCAACGACATGCTGGTGATTCGCGTGGGCGCCGACCAGCACGCGGTCAATGCCGACCTGGTGCTCGCCCCCGGTACGCCGCCGGAGCAGGCGGTTGCCGAGGCGCACCGCCTGCTGCGCGAGCGCGAGGTGGTGCTCGAGTACTACCTGTGA
- a CDS encoding sulfate adenylyltransferase subunit 2 yields MTALERLEAQSVYILREAYREFPRLCMLWSIGKDSTVLLWLTRKAFFGEVPFPLVHIDTSFKIPEMIAYRDQLVRDWRLNLIYGENRAALDAEHTFPAGAISRIACCKALKTDALVNTLSGEWPRYRYDHDLQRYVQDANTEPYTGVIVGARADEEGSRSKERYFSPRDHHSDWDIGDQPPELWNQFKTDFAPGTHVRVHPLLDWTELNIWEYIEAEEIPVVPLYFNHGDGTRYRSLGCYPCTTPVRSDATSVAEIVDELRTGQFAHIAERAGRAQDKEGDGTLETLRREGYM; encoded by the coding sequence ATGACCGCGCTGGAGCGCCTGGAGGCGCAGAGCGTGTACATCCTGCGCGAGGCGTATCGCGAGTTCCCGCGGCTGTGCATGCTGTGGTCGATCGGCAAGGACAGCACGGTCCTCCTGTGGCTCACCCGCAAGGCGTTCTTCGGCGAGGTGCCGTTCCCGCTCGTGCACATCGACACCTCGTTCAAGATCCCGGAGATGATCGCCTACCGCGACCAGTTGGTGCGCGACTGGCGGCTCAACCTGATCTACGGCGAGAACCGCGCCGCGCTCGACGCCGAGCACACCTTCCCGGCCGGCGCCATCTCCCGGATCGCCTGCTGCAAGGCGCTGAAGACCGACGCGCTGGTCAACACCCTGTCGGGTGAGTGGCCGCGTTACCGCTACGACCACGACCTGCAGCGCTACGTGCAGGACGCCAACACCGAACCCTACACCGGGGTGATCGTGGGCGCCCGCGCGGACGAGGAGGGCAGCCGCTCCAAGGAACGCTACTTCTCGCCGCGCGACCACCACAGCGACTGGGACATCGGCGACCAGCCGCCGGAGCTGTGGAACCAGTTCAAGACCGACTTTGCGCCCGGCACCCACGTGCGGGTGCATCCGCTGCTCGACTGGACCGAGCTGAACATCTGGGAGTACATCGAGGCGGAGGAGATTCCGGTGGTACCGCTCTACTTCAACCACGGCGACGGCACCCGCTACCGTTCGCTCGGCTGCTACCCATGCACCACGCCGGTGCGCTCGGACGCCACCTCGGTGGCGGAGATCGTCGACGAGTTGCGCACCGGGCAGTTCGCCCACATCGCCGAGCGCGCCGGGCGCGCGCAGGACAAGGAGGGCGACGGCACCCTCGAGACCCTGCGCCGCGAGGGCTACATGTAG
- a CDS encoding phosphoadenylyl-sulfate reductase, translating into MTHTTDKAAAAAIAELAAAGEGGPEPLLGALVRRYGDRVTLASSLGAEDQVLTHMLLAIEPRARIFVLDTGRLHQETYDLMARTMSRYGMRYEVLFPDAAAVQEMVSGEGPNLFYASVAGRKRCCEVRKVEPLGRALAGADAWITGLRRAQSPERGDTPLVEWDAAHATVKANPLAEWSDEQVWDYLRANGVPYNVLHDRGFLSIGCAPCTRAVEPGEPARAGRWWWEQGTAKECGLHPAEAAR; encoded by the coding sequence ATGACACATACGACGGACAAGGCGGCCGCGGCCGCGATCGCGGAATTGGCGGCGGCCGGAGAGGGCGGGCCGGAGCCGTTGCTCGGCGCCCTGGTGCGGCGTTACGGCGACCGGGTCACGCTGGCGTCGTCGCTGGGCGCCGAGGACCAGGTGCTGACCCACATGCTGCTGGCCATCGAGCCGCGGGCGCGCATCTTCGTGCTCGATACCGGGCGCCTGCACCAGGAGACCTACGACCTGATGGCGCGTACGATGAGCCGCTACGGCATGCGCTACGAAGTGCTGTTCCCGGACGCCGCGGCGGTGCAGGAGATGGTGAGCGGCGAAGGCCCCAACCTTTTCTACGCCAGCGTGGCCGGGCGCAAGCGCTGCTGCGAGGTGCGCAAGGTGGAGCCGCTGGGGCGCGCGCTGGCCGGCGCCGACGCCTGGATTACCGGCCTGCGCCGGGCGCAGAGCCCGGAGCGCGGCGATACGCCGCTGGTGGAGTGGGACGCCGCCCATGCGACGGTCAAGGCGAACCCGTTGGCCGAATGGAGCGATGAGCAGGTGTGGGACTACCTGCGCGCCAACGGCGTGCCGTACAACGTGCTGCACGACCGCGGCTTCCTGAGCATCGGCTGCGCGCCCTGCACGCGCGCCGTGGAACCCGGCGAGCCGGCGCGCGCCGGCCGCTGGTGGTGGGAGCAGGGCACCGCCAAGGAGTGCGGCCTGCACCCGGCGGAGGCGGCGCGATGA
- a CDS encoding Rrf2 family transcriptional regulator, with product MLSLSAKARYGLQAAYDLALHAGNGPRQAREVAAGQGIPQHFLEQVLVQLKRALLVRSYRGSHGGYVLARDPQEISVLEVLTSLDGPLELDAGPWSDAVLAVPLRRAAAGVTRALEVSLADLVWDKQRSGPRLTYQI from the coding sequence ATGTTGTCGCTTTCGGCGAAGGCGCGGTATGGGCTGCAGGCGGCGTACGACCTGGCGCTGCATGCCGGCAATGGGCCGCGGCAGGCGCGCGAGGTGGCGGCCGGGCAGGGTATTCCGCAGCACTTCCTGGAGCAGGTGCTGGTGCAGCTCAAGCGGGCCCTGCTGGTACGCAGCTATCGCGGCAGTCACGGCGGCTACGTGCTGGCGCGCGATCCGCAGGAGATTTCGGTGCTGGAGGTGCTGACCAGCCTGGACGGACCGCTGGAGCTGGACGCGGGGCCATGGAGCGACGCCGTGCTGGCGGTGCCGTTGCGGCGCGCCGCGGCCGGGGTGACGCGGGCACTGGAGGTGAGTCTGGCCGACCTGGTGTGGGACAAGCAGCGTTCCGGGCCGCGCCTGACCTATCAGATATGA
- the mnmA gene encoding tRNA 2-thiouridine(34) synthase MnmA has translation MSGARRRVAVLLSGGVDSALALALLREAGHELTAFYLKIWLEEELAFLGDCPWEEDMAYTTAVCRRLDVPLEVVPLQDEYRRAVVEYALAALRAGHTPSPDVLCNRAIKFGAFGDRLAGDYDAVASGHYARLRRREDGRCQLLRGVDPVKDQSYFLAYLRPDQLSRLCFPIGGLYKHEVRALAGERALAPAARRDSQGICFLGKLTYRDFVRAHLGEQPGPIREAGTGAELGSHRGHWFHTIGQRQGLGLGNGPWYVVAKDVAANTVYVAHDPAAAAPRAVSLVDGNWIEPLPDTTSHDQPVLVRIRHGDTPRPATLSRAPANGGLVPVLRFEGPVPGLASGQFAVLYSASEPTLCHGSAVMQRPRIAGAITPLARRPRPAMR, from the coding sequence ATGAGCGGCGCGCGCCGGCGCGTGGCGGTGCTGCTGTCCGGGGGCGTGGACAGCGCGCTCGCCCTTGCGCTGCTGCGCGAGGCGGGCCACGAGTTGACAGCATTCTACCTGAAGATCTGGCTGGAGGAGGAGCTGGCGTTCCTGGGCGATTGCCCGTGGGAGGAGGACATGGCGTACACCACCGCGGTGTGCCGCCGGCTCGACGTGCCGCTGGAGGTGGTGCCGCTGCAGGATGAGTACCGCCGGGCGGTGGTCGAGTATGCCCTTGCCGCGCTGCGCGCCGGTCACACGCCGAGCCCCGACGTGCTGTGCAACCGCGCTATCAAGTTCGGCGCGTTCGGCGACCGGCTGGCGGGGGACTACGACGCCGTGGCCAGCGGCCACTACGCGCGCCTGCGGCGGCGGGAGGACGGCCGCTGTCAGCTCCTGCGCGGCGTGGACCCGGTCAAGGACCAGAGCTATTTCCTCGCCTACCTGCGGCCCGATCAACTCAGCAGGTTGTGCTTTCCGATCGGCGGCCTGTACAAGCATGAGGTCCGCGCTCTGGCGGGCGAGCGAGCGCTGGCGCCCGCCGCTCGGCGCGACAGCCAGGGCATTTGCTTTCTCGGCAAGCTGACCTACCGCGACTTCGTGCGCGCCCACCTCGGCGAGCAGCCGGGTCCGATCCGGGAGGCCGGCACCGGCGCCGAACTCGGCAGCCACCGCGGCCACTGGTTCCACACCATCGGCCAGCGCCAGGGCCTCGGTCTGGGCAACGGCCCCTGGTACGTGGTGGCCAAGGACGTGGCCGCCAACACGGTATACGTCGCCCACGACCCCGCGGCCGCCGCACCGCGCGCCGTGTCGCTGGTGGACGGCAACTGGATCGAACCGCTGCCCGATACCACTTCGCACGACCAGCCGGTCCTGGTGCGCATCCGCCACGGCGACACGCCGCGCCCGGCCACGCTGAGCCGCGCGCCGGCGAACGGGGGACTTGTGCCCGTGTTGCGCTTCGAGGGTCCGGTCCCCGGCCTCGCCAGCGGCCAGTTCGCGGTGCTGTACAGCGCCTCCGAGCCCACCCTATGCCATGGTTCCGCCGTCATGCAGCGCCCACGCATCGCCGGCGCCATCACACCGCTCGCTCGACGACCGCGGCCAGCCATGCGTTGA